The following coding sequences are from one Ctenopharyngodon idella isolate HZGC_01 chromosome 17, HZGC01, whole genome shotgun sequence window:
- the mtfr1l gene encoding mitochondrial fission regulator 1-like, with product METEAEVIPIWQNKPHGSTRSVVRRIGSTLPLKPCPRACFQELPGLPPMRSLDGPLVPTLADIAWIADDEEETYARVRSDTRPLRHEWRPTPLLVMHRNSSVPNFRREGRRVEGLRKPGVTALNRTTALQDELSRLRAQIAKIVATESDSNPITPDLLSPDDTSVGFSMAPFETAAYQPAPTASFVISDVTEEEEEEDEEEEVSELVPDPVPPVSMTASATFDLDRPTMDFREPEEDTVSLSKSTSFADVMDILKDMNRMKMSKDRYNRGCTSLREEDSASLISEALRKKFILKDDDISMRK from the exons ATGGAGACAGAAGCA GAGGTAATCCCTATTTGGCAAAATAAACCACATGGATCAACTCGTAGTGTGGTGAGACGAATTGGCTCTACGCTGCCTCTTAAACCCTGTCCCAGGGCTTGTTTCCAG GAACTCCCAGGCCTTCCTCCAATGCGCTCTTTGGACGGTCCACTGGTGCCTACACTGGCAGATATTGCCTGGATTGCTGATGATGAGGAGGAGACGTATGCCAGAGTCAG GAGTGACACACGTCCCCTGAGGCACGAGTGGAGGCCAACACCGCTGCTGGTTATGCACAGGAACTCGTCTGTGCCCAACTTCAGACGAGAAGGCAGGCGAGTCGAGGGTCTGAGGAAACCAGGTGTAACCGCTCTAAACCGCACCACAGCTTTACAAGATGAGCTGAGTCGACTCCGAGCCCAAATCGCCAAGATTGTTGCTACAGAATCAG ATTCGAACCCAATTACCCCTGACCTGCTGTCCCCTGACGACACTAGTGTGGGCTTCTCCATGGCTCCTTTTGAGACTGCTGCTTACCAGCCTGCTCCTACAGCCTCATTTGTCATTAGTGATGTCacagaagaggaggaggaagaggatgaagaGGAGGAGGTGTCAGAGCTAGTGCCTGATCCTGTGCCGCCAGTTTCCATGACAGCATCTGCAACTTTTGATCTTGATCGCCCTACTATGGACTTTCGGGAGCCAGAGGAAGACactgtgtcactttcaaaatcaaCAAGCTTTGCTGATGTCATGGACATCCTGAAAGACATGAACCGCATGAAGATGAGCAAGGACAG atATAACCGTGGATGCACCTCACTGAGGGAGGAAGATTCTGCCTCTCTTATATCTGAAGCTTTGAGGAAGAAATTCATTCTGAAGGACGATGACATCAGTATGAGGAAATAA
- the si:ch211-15d5.11 gene encoding oxidation resistance protein 1 isoform X1 → MDHRVQRDKCRASYFGNVKNRLGSKLPAGISQPPGFITAQCSGMLGKSVGEECVKGHHQIRNPKLRQYYLKEAAFPVKDPNMKTLESLRNNEHGLPKNKASTSTATASDPHPRQEHSLDPTLDIGVVGTATLVSPSTDAEYDKLMDVEAVPLPDGNVCLLALPSECSQGEGPAAVSCLKLFSRYITDRKGVVSGILLVTSNKIFFDPQKSHPLVQENGCEEYVFSCSVDDLTSVSFYTDISHIHFSKTAYRSNSCKSSKSKTHSHKKTCQSALEAIPAPESSISHDLTATLDAEEEDEVAGETGDMAETERQLTLESGGMLTAAAATFCCGGPDSAQRGNKEYEHTVKSEHQSDLERHLLGPCTSKSSSGINRSLMFVRIRQKLQHGKKRAFSKPKILSRDVWFTMQQESSDELYAYMSQHRPDLCILEGGEEDQAECDEEDFVLLDEEEQEEEEEKGSPREGQAGEDWEMVSVEESGPKASVSTEPEGLSNILKQSVVLDAQQVREISRELPPRTIGRTWQLSYSTDKHGASLKTLYRKLSTTDSPVLILIKDHNQQIFGSFLSHPLHPSDAFYGTGETFLFLSHPRFKCFRWTGENSFFIKGDLDSFAIGGGSGHFGLWVDERLFLGRSSPCFTFNNCSLSETNDFTILELEAWTFG, encoded by the exons ATGGATCACAGAGTTCAGAGAGACAAGTGCAGGGCCAGCTACTTTGGAAATGTTAAGAATAG ACTGGGATCAAAGCTGCCGGCTGGAATTTCGCAGCCTCCAGGCTTCATTACTGCCCAATGTTCTGGTATGCTGGGGAAAAGTGTTGGTGAGGAGTGTGTTAAAGGACATCACCAAATCCGAAACCCCAAACTAAGGCAGTACTATCTAAAGG AGGCGGCATTTCCAGTCAAAGATCCAAACATGAAGACTTTGGAGTCATTGCGAAACAATGAACATGGA CTACCCAAGAACAAGGCCTCAACGTCTACGGCGACAGCTTCTGATCCACATCCAAGACAAGAGCACAGCCTCGATCCCACGCTGGATATTGGTGTTGTGGGAACTGCGACTCTTGTGTCCCCTTCCACAGATGCGGAATATGACAAACTGATG GATGTGGAGGCAGTTCCTTTACCTGATGGAAATGTGTGTCTATTGGCTCTTCCATCTGAATGCTCTCAGGGGGAGGGGCCAGCTGCAGTGTCTTGCCTCAAACTGTTCTCCCGTTACATAACAGACAGAAAG GGTGTGGTCTCTGGAATATTGCTGGTGACGTCCAATAAGATCTTCTTTGACCCTCAGAAGTCTCACCCACTTGTTCAGGAGAATGGCTGTGAAGAATATGTATTCTCCTGCTCTGTGGATGATCTTACCTCAGTGTCCTTCTACACAGATATCTCTCACATTCACTTCAGCAAGACAGCATACAG ATCTAACAGTTGTAAGTCATCAAAGAGCAAAACACACAGCCACAAGAAAACCTGCCAGTCAGCATTAGAGGCCATTCCCGCTCCTGAGTCCTCCATTTCACATGATCTGACAGCGACTCTGGATGCTGAAGAAGAGGATGAGGTAGCTGGAGAGACTGGGGACATGGCCGAAACTGAGAGGCAGCTGACTTTGGAGTCTGGTGGAATGCTaacagctgctgctgctacttTCTGTTGTGGAGGACCAGACAGTGCTCAGAGAGGAAACAAAGAATATGAACACACAGTCAAATCCGAACATCAATCAGATTTGGAAAGACATCTTTTAG GTCCTTGCACTTCTAAATCTAGTAGTGGAATAAACAGATCTCTGATGTTTGTGAGAATTCGACAGAAACTGCAGCATGGGAAGAAAAGGGCTTTCTCTAAACCTAAAATTCTTTCCAGAGATGTCTGGTTCACCATGCAGCAGGAAAG CTCAGATGAGCTGTACGCTTACATGAGCCAGCATCGACCAGACCTGTGCATCCTGGAGGGAGGTGAGGAGGACCAGGCAGAGTGTGATGAAGAGGATTTTGTGCTTCTCGATGAGGAGgagcaggaggaggaggaggagaaggggTCTCCACGAGAAGGCCAGGCCGGGGAGGACTGGGAG ATGGTGTCAGTGGAGGAGAGTGGGCCGAAAGCTTCTGTCTCTACTGAACCAGAAGGTTTGAGtaacatactgaagcagagtgTCGTACTGGATGCCCAACAAGTTAGAGAG ATCTCGAGAGAGCTGCCTCCACGTACGATCGGACGCACGTGGCAGCTGTCCTACAGCACGGACAAACACGGGGCAAGTCTCAAGACTCTTTACAGAAAACTCAGCACTACTGACTCACCTGTGCTGATTCTCATCAAGGACCACAACCAGCAG ATTTTTGGGAGCTTTCTCTCACACCCTCTACATCCTAGTGATGCATTTTATGGCACTGGAGAGACCTTCCTGTTCCTGTCTCACCCACGCTTTAAG tGTTTCCGATGGACTGGAGAAAACTCTTTTTTCATCAAAGGGGATTTGGACTCTTTTGCCATTGGAGGAGGAAG TGGTCACTTTGGTCTGTGGGTGGATGAGAGGTTGTTCTTGGGCAGAAGCAGCCCCTGTTTCACCTTTAATAACTGCAGCCTGTCTGAGACAAACGACTTCACGATTTTGGAGTTGGAAGCCTGGACATTCGGCTGA
- the si:ch211-15d5.11 gene encoding oxidation resistance protein 1 isoform X2, protein MDISRITWKLYSRYNEKMSTTKALLPKNKASTSTATASDPHPRQEHSLDPTLDIGVVGTATLVSPSTDAEYDKLMDVEAVPLPDGNVCLLALPSECSQGEGPAAVSCLKLFSRYITDRKGVVSGILLVTSNKIFFDPQKSHPLVQENGCEEYVFSCSVDDLTSVSFYTDISHIHFSKTAYRSNSCKSSKSKTHSHKKTCQSALEAIPAPESSISHDLTATLDAEEEDEVAGETGDMAETERQLTLESGGMLTAAAATFCCGGPDSAQRGNKEYEHTVKSEHQSDLERHLLGPCTSKSSSGINRSLMFVRIRQKLQHGKKRAFSKPKILSRDVWFTMQQESSDELYAYMSQHRPDLCILEGGEEDQAECDEEDFVLLDEEEQEEEEEKGSPREGQAGEDWEMVSVEESGPKASVSTEPEGLSNILKQSVVLDAQQVREISRELPPRTIGRTWQLSYSTDKHGASLKTLYRKLSTTDSPVLILIKDHNQQIFGSFLSHPLHPSDAFYGTGETFLFLSHPRFKCFRWTGENSFFIKGDLDSFAIGGGSGHFGLWVDERLFLGRSSPCFTFNNCSLSETNDFTILELEAWTFG, encoded by the exons ATGGATATTTCAAGGATAACATGGAAACTTTACAGCAGATATAATGAGAAAATGTCGACTACGAAGGCTTTG CTACCCAAGAACAAGGCCTCAACGTCTACGGCGACAGCTTCTGATCCACATCCAAGACAAGAGCACAGCCTCGATCCCACGCTGGATATTGGTGTTGTGGGAACTGCGACTCTTGTGTCCCCTTCCACAGATGCGGAATATGACAAACTGATG GATGTGGAGGCAGTTCCTTTACCTGATGGAAATGTGTGTCTATTGGCTCTTCCATCTGAATGCTCTCAGGGGGAGGGGCCAGCTGCAGTGTCTTGCCTCAAACTGTTCTCCCGTTACATAACAGACAGAAAG GGTGTGGTCTCTGGAATATTGCTGGTGACGTCCAATAAGATCTTCTTTGACCCTCAGAAGTCTCACCCACTTGTTCAGGAGAATGGCTGTGAAGAATATGTATTCTCCTGCTCTGTGGATGATCTTACCTCAGTGTCCTTCTACACAGATATCTCTCACATTCACTTCAGCAAGACAGCATACAG ATCTAACAGTTGTAAGTCATCAAAGAGCAAAACACACAGCCACAAGAAAACCTGCCAGTCAGCATTAGAGGCCATTCCCGCTCCTGAGTCCTCCATTTCACATGATCTGACAGCGACTCTGGATGCTGAAGAAGAGGATGAGGTAGCTGGAGAGACTGGGGACATGGCCGAAACTGAGAGGCAGCTGACTTTGGAGTCTGGTGGAATGCTaacagctgctgctgctacttTCTGTTGTGGAGGACCAGACAGTGCTCAGAGAGGAAACAAAGAATATGAACACACAGTCAAATCCGAACATCAATCAGATTTGGAAAGACATCTTTTAG GTCCTTGCACTTCTAAATCTAGTAGTGGAATAAACAGATCTCTGATGTTTGTGAGAATTCGACAGAAACTGCAGCATGGGAAGAAAAGGGCTTTCTCTAAACCTAAAATTCTTTCCAGAGATGTCTGGTTCACCATGCAGCAGGAAAG CTCAGATGAGCTGTACGCTTACATGAGCCAGCATCGACCAGACCTGTGCATCCTGGAGGGAGGTGAGGAGGACCAGGCAGAGTGTGATGAAGAGGATTTTGTGCTTCTCGATGAGGAGgagcaggaggaggaggaggagaaggggTCTCCACGAGAAGGCCAGGCCGGGGAGGACTGGGAG ATGGTGTCAGTGGAGGAGAGTGGGCCGAAAGCTTCTGTCTCTACTGAACCAGAAGGTTTGAGtaacatactgaagcagagtgTCGTACTGGATGCCCAACAAGTTAGAGAG ATCTCGAGAGAGCTGCCTCCACGTACGATCGGACGCACGTGGCAGCTGTCCTACAGCACGGACAAACACGGGGCAAGTCTCAAGACTCTTTACAGAAAACTCAGCACTACTGACTCACCTGTGCTGATTCTCATCAAGGACCACAACCAGCAG ATTTTTGGGAGCTTTCTCTCACACCCTCTACATCCTAGTGATGCATTTTATGGCACTGGAGAGACCTTCCTGTTCCTGTCTCACCCACGCTTTAAG tGTTTCCGATGGACTGGAGAAAACTCTTTTTTCATCAAAGGGGATTTGGACTCTTTTGCCATTGGAGGAGGAAG TGGTCACTTTGGTCTGTGGGTGGATGAGAGGTTGTTCTTGGGCAGAAGCAGCCCCTGTTTCACCTTTAATAACTGCAGCCTGTCTGAGACAAACGACTTCACGATTTTGGAGTTGGAAGCCTGGACATTCGGCTGA
- the LOC127498499 gene encoding uncharacterized protein LOC127498499, protein MFTAPPAVSVQHCLKQQTLARGSDVITVSCAFIHLKFSLKMNNFEKIVADKVRQHRYLYDPKMRDHADIQMIKNAWNEIAAATGKDEVDCRRAWKNLRDKFVRIKKRVYTRNIESSPYTIMTELGWLCQFVKHRERGPNVKDIYKVVSVEEQLKTNNFPTSPASGTSETATSGNPSSPLSLMPSSPLLPTPSTLPLCPSPKRSPSPCSISAYPAPSISSCSNASPSSTDLMPKRMSTTEEALLKILEQLDWERERAMQQDTEDFRFAAVIADMLSKIDPQQKPEVKFKIHQVLYEAVQKTQT, encoded by the exons ATGTTTACAGCGCCACCAGCCGTGTCCGTCCAGCACTGCCTCAAACAACAAACACTCGCGCGCGGCAGTGACGTCATCACGGTGTCGTGCGCGTTCATACATCTCAAATTTTCGTTGAAAATGAACAACTTCGAGAAAATCGTGGCGGACAAAGTCCGTCAACACAGGTATCTCTATGATCCGAAGATGCGCGATCATGCTGacattcaaatgattaaaaatgcatgGAACGAGATCGCCGCCGCCACGGGAAAAGACGAGGTAGATTGCCGTAGAGCGTGGAAGAATTTAAGAGACAAGTTTGTGAGGATCAAGAAGAGGGTCTACACAAGAAACATTGAATCAAGTCCATACACGATCATGACAGAGCTGGGATGGTTATGCCAATTTGTTAAACATCGGGAAAGAGGCCCAAATGTAAAG GATATATATAAAGTGGTCTCCGTTGAAGAACAACTGAAGACAAACAACTTCCCAACCTCTCCGGCATCAGGAACATCAGAGACTGCAACTTCTGGCAACCCTTCTTCACCCCTGTCCCTCATGCCATCATCGCCACTTCTTCCCACCCCATCCACTCTTCCACTCTGTCCATCACCCAAACGCAGCCCCTCGCCCTGTTCAATTTCAGCTTACCCTGCCCCAAGCATCTCATCCTGTTCCAATGCCTCACCATCTTCTACTGACTTAATGCCTAAGAGAATGTCTACCACTGAAGAAGCCTTACTGAAGATACTGGAGCAGCTGGACTGGGAGAGGGAGAGGGCCATGCAGCAGGACACTGAAGATTTCAGATTTGCTGCTGTCATTGCTGACATGTTGTCAAAAATTGATCCTCAGCAGAAGCCTGAGGTTAAATTCAAGATCCATCAAGTACTATATGAAGCTGTGCAAAAAACCCAAACATAG
- the selenon gene encoding LOW QUALITY PROTEIN: selenoprotein N (The sequence of the model RefSeq protein was modified relative to this genomic sequence to represent the inferred CDS: deleted 1 base in 1 codon), translated as MAADVDKSTAGDPTDGHEDRATPSNRRARSRFKQLSSLFLIAAVPFIGFCIKYYQDIQLVKRHEEGLKALGADGLFFFSSLDTDHDLYLSPEEFKPIAEKLTGVAPPPEFEEEIPHDPNGETLILHAKMQPLLLESMTKSRDGFLGVSHSSLSGLRSWKHPAVPSSTFYASQFKVFLPPSSKSALGDTWWIVPSELNIFTGYLPNNRYHPPTPRGKEVLIHSLLSMFHLRPFVKSRFAPQGAVACIRAASDFYYDIVFRIHAEFQLNDVPNFPFWFTPGQFAGNIILSKDASHVREFHLYVPNDKTLNVDMEWLYGASESSNMEVDIGYLPQMELKAAGPSTPSVIYDEQGNMIDSRGEGGEPIQFVFEEIVWSAELSREEASKRLEVTMYPFKKVPYLPFSEAFSRADAEKKLVHSILLWGALDDQSCUGSGRTLRETVLESSPVLALLNQSFISSWSLVKELEDLQGDKNNLDLSEKARLHLEMYTFPVEMMVALPNGTVVHHINANNFLDQTSMKPEEEEGPALSFSAGFEDPSTSTYIRFLQEGLEKARPYLES; from the exons ATGGCCGCAGACGTGGATAAAAGTACTGCTGGAGATCCAACGGATGGTCATGAAGATCGCGCGACTCCATCTAACAGACGCGCCCGCTCACGTTTCAAGCAGCTCTCTAGTTTATTTCTAATCGCTGCTGTTCCTTTCATCGGcttttgcattaaatattaccaGGACATCCAGCTTGTGAAACGACAT GAGGAAGGTTTGAAGGCGCTGGGAGCAGATGGACTCTTTTTCTTCTCATCCCTGGATACCGATCATGACCTTTATCTCAGTCCAGAGGAATTCAAACCTATTGCAGAAAAACTCACAG GTGTGGCACCTCCTCCAGAGTTTGAAGAGGAGATACCACATGACCCAAATGGAGAGACGCTGATCCTGCATGCTAAAATGCAGCCGTTACTGCTGGAAAGCATGACTAAGAGCAGAGATGGCTTTCTAGGg GTTTCACACAGCTCTCTTAGTGGGCTGCGATCTTGGAAACATCCAGCTGTTCCTTCATCCACGTTTTATGCCAGTCAGTTCAAGGTCTTCCTGCCACCCAGTAGTAAATCTGCCCTGGGTGACACTTGGTGGATTGTTCCCAGCGAATTGAACATTTTCACTGGCTACCTTCCCAATAATCGTTATCATCCTCCCACTCCGCGAGGCAAAGAG GTGCTGATCCACTCTCTGCTGAGCATGTTCCACCTGCGGCCCTTTGTGAAATCCCGTTTCGCTCCACAGGGAGCTGTTGCTTGTATACGGGCTGCTAGTGACTTTTATTATGACATTGTTTTCAG AATCCATGCAGAGTTCCAGCTAAATGATGTTCCCAACTTTCCATTCTGGTTCACTCCTGGGCAGTTTGCTGGTAACATCATCCTCTCCAAAGATGCCTCTCATGTCCGAGAGTTTCACCTCTACGTCCCAAATGACAA AACTCTGAATGTAGACATGGAATGGCTGTATGGCGCCAGCGAGAGCAGTAACATGGAGGTGGATATTGGATACCTGCCTCAG ATGGAGCTCAAGGCAGCAGGACCCTCCACTCCATCAGTGATTTATGATGAACAAGGGAACATGATTGACAGCCGAGGGGAGGGAGGTGAGCCCATTCAGTTTGTGTTCGAGGAGATTGTCTGGAGTGCAGAGCTGAGCAGAGAAGAAGCATCAAAACGTTTGGAGGTCACAATGTACCCATTTAAAAAG GTGCCATATTTACCATTCAGTGAGGCCTTTAGCAGAGCTGATGCTGAGAAAAAGCTGGTTCACTCCATCCTTCTCTGGGGAGCCCTGGATGACCAGTCATGCTGAG GTTCAGGGCGGACTCTTCGAGAGACAGTCCTCGAGAGTTCG CCTGTTCTGGCCTTACTCAACCAGAGCTTCATCAGCAGCTGGTCTCTAGTCAAAGAGCTGGAGGATCTGCAG GGTGATAAAAACAATCTGGATTTGAGTGAAAAGGCTCGTTTGCATTTGGAAATGTATACTTTTCCAGTGGAGATGATGGTGGCGCTGCCCAACGGCACTGTG GTCCATCACATCAATGCTAATAATTTCCTGGACCAGACATCCATGAAACCTGAGGAGGAAGAGGGGCCAGCTCTCAGTTTCTCAGCAGGTTTTGAGGATCCCTCAACCTCCACATACATCCGCTTCCTTCAGGAAGGACTTGAAAAGGCCAGACCTTACCTGGAATCATAA